The following nucleotide sequence is from Gemmatimonadaceae bacterium.
GCAGCTTCTGTCGGGCAACGAAGAGATATTGGCGCGAGCTCACGTCGGAGATTCCGAGCGCATTCGCGATCTCGCGGTGTGCCCGTCCCTCGAGATCGTGCAGCAGAACGACGCTGCACTCTCGTTCGCCAAGGACGGCTAACGCCGCGCCGAGTCGTGCGCGAAGCTCGGACCGTTCGGCTTCCGCCACGGGATCCTCGTGACTGTAGGTATCGAGCCCCTCGATCGGCTCGCCCCGTCGAAGCCGCTCGCGACGCTGGTGATTCAGCGCCGTGCTTCGCACGATGGCGAAGAACCATCCAGCGAACCGCGCCTCGCTGCGACATTTGTCGAGCTGTTCCAGCGCGCGCACGAATGCGTCCTGACAGATGTCCTCCGCGTCCAGATGATTGCGGGCGATCGCGAATGCGAGGGCGTGCGCCGAGCGCAGATATCGACCGACGAGCGCATCGAACGCCCCGGCATCGCCGAGACGGGCCGCGTGGACCAGCCGTGCGTCCGATGCATCGTGTTCGTCGGCCATGTGCCTATGACAGGGACACCCGGGTAGTTCCGGATGTTAGGAAGTCCCTCGCTGTCCAGGGTTCGTACGGATTACGCGACAATTCGAGGTCGACGGCTCGCTCCGGAGACTCGAGTAGATATATCATAGATGCGGCGGCCGCGGCGTCACTCTTTAGCAAGCGCTCACTGATGCCCAAAAAGCTCAAGATCTACGAGCTGTACATTGGTCCGAGTGGGCCTTCTCCGCACAGCAAGTATTACGGCCAATACAACAAGACGCTGTACCACGTCGCGGCGTCCAGCGTGAAGCAGGCCATCTCGTTGGCTGCAAAGCAGAGTTGGAGCAACGGTACTGGCCCCGGGCTCGTCGAGTGGTCAGACGGGAGTCAGAAGTTCTTCCGTGCCGATGGCTCGGCGCAGTGGGGCGCGGAGTACACACACGACGAGGCGTTTCCAAGAAAGCCGAGTTAGCACGTCGCGGCCGCGAGCATCGCGCAACCCGCCGGACACCCACTCACTGCGTAACCATCCGGCCATTCATGTATTCAGAAGCCGCCGGACGCGCTCCGCCACGTACCTGTAGCTGTCCTGTTTCGCGTGATGGTACGTTACCTCGACGCGCTCGCCGACCGTGAGCGACTTGAAGCCCGTGCCCTCGATGGCGGCGAAGTGAGACCAGATGTCCCACGGCGCCGTGTCGGTTGATTCGATCACGCCGTAGCCCTTGTCGTCGCGCCACAACTTCACGATCCCGATCGACGTCCGTTGCGTGTACAGCGGCTCGGGCGGCTCGGGAATGAGCTGGCTCAGAACGTCGCCCCGTCCGAGAAACTTTCTTTCGCCGTCACGAAGTATCCAGACGAGATCGCCCGGAAGCGTTTCCACTTTGCTGAACTCCGGCGGCGCACCGAAGGCGCGCTCCGTCGCCGTTAGTGCTCCGGCGCTGAGATACACGTCCGCGCCCGCACCACGCGCAACGACGCCGACCTCGATTGTCCCTACGTCTCGCAAGTCGACGCGAGGTGATGCGAGCTGCCGACTCAGCGCGGCTACGAGTCCTGCGGCCTCGGCGATGTCATCGAACGGGATGCGAAGGAATTCACGCACCGAATTGCCGAAGATGATGATCGAGGTGCTTCGCCTGCACGCGACTGTTGAACTTCCCGGTGACCTTACCGAAGATCGGCGACTCGGGCCACGCGGAGTCGATCGGCTTCCGCGCGAACTCATCGAGCAGTGTTAGGCACCGCGCCTTCTCGGCCGCGAAATCGCACCGCTCGCTCACGCGGAAGTCCGGGTGCGTGGGTGCTCCTTTCGGAAAGGGGAAATTCGCCGCGAAGAATCGAAAGAGTGGACCGGGTAGGGGCATCCTCCCAGGTGCGAACGTGGTCTGGCCGAGACAGACGCTCAGCGCGATGTCGACATGTTTCAACATCTGATCGGGCGTCATCTTTCCCCACTGACGCACCGCCGTCGGTTGAAGGCTCTCGAGGCGCGATCGCAGCGTCGCACGGGTTTGGGGATCATGCAGGAGCGGCATAGGCACCTACGAGGACAGGATGGCCGAAAATGCTCCGTGAATTGAGCCGCGGCTAGAGTCGCTATCGCTGCTTAGACTTGCTGCCATGCCAGCCCGGGCGAGACGCCCGTCGGCCCATCTTATCGAACACCGATACCGCTATCGTGGTTTTGCGCAGCCGTACGGAGTATGGGCGTTTAGACCCGTTGCAGCCGTTAGGATCGCGCGTCGATCGCATGACGCGGTCCGTAGCGGTGAAGCGACGGCGTGCCTGTAATCCTTTTCGGGAGAGTTACCATGATTCGGCAATGCATGGGGCTCACTGTTCTCGCAATCGTCCTCGGCGCGCCGAACACCGGTGCACAGCGTGCAAGAACGCACTCCTCCAGTTCCTCGTTCAGTTGGTCCGCAGGCGCGGGGATGAGCGTTCCGACGGGTGATCTCAGTAACGGCGCAGGAAACGGCTATCACTTCCAGGGTGCAAGCTCGTACCATCGCCTTGGATGGCCGATCGACCTTCGCGCGGAGTTGGCCTACTACAATTTCAGTTCGAAGGACTACACCGTTGCCGGCGCCCGGCCGAACCAAACGGTCAATTACACGGGCAAGTCGAGTTCGATTGGCGGCGCCGTCGACGCTTCCTACGCCTTGAACAGCATCGGTCGCATGCGACCGTACCTGCTCGGCGGCCCTGGTGTGTACGACACGCGTGCTGAAGTGACGCGTGCCGGCGCGAATCCCACGACTTCGTCAGAGACGAAGGTTGGCTTGAACGTGGGCGGCGGGATCAACTTCTCGCTCGTCGGACGAAGCGCCTT
It contains:
- a CDS encoding sigma-70 family RNA polymerase sigma factor, giving the protein MADEHDASDARLVHAARLGDAGAFDALVGRYLRSAHALAFAIARNHLDAEDICQDAFVRALEQLDKCRSEARFAGWFFAIVRSTALNHQRRERLRRGEPIEGLDTYSHEDPVAEAERSELRARLGAALAVLGERECSVVLLHDLEGRAHREIANALGISDVSSRQYLFVARQKLRAALADLHAQRTDDD
- a CDS encoding cold shock domain-containing protein, with protein sequence MREFLRIPFDDIAEAAGLVAALSRQLASPRVDLRDVGTIEVGVVARGAGADVYLSAGALTATERAFGAPPEFSKVETLPGDLVWILRDGERKFLGRGDVLSQLIPEPPEPLYTQRTSIGIVKLWRDDKGYGVIESTDTAPWDIWSHFAAIEGTGFKSLTVGERVEVTYHHAKQDSYRYVAERVRRLLNT
- a CDS encoding outer membrane beta-barrel protein, with amino-acid sequence MIRQCMGLTVLAIVLGAPNTGAQRARTHSSSSSFSWSAGAGMSVPTGDLSNGAGNGYHFQGASSYHRLGWPIDLRAELAYYNFSSKDYTVAGARPNQTVNYTGKSSSIGGAVDASYALNSIGRMRPYLLGGPGVYDTRAEVTRAGANPTTSSETKVGLNVGGGINFSLVGRSAFLEARYNHVDQAAWVPITFGFRF